A genomic region of Micromonospora sp. NBC_01796 contains the following coding sequences:
- a CDS encoding ATP-binding protein: protein MTGGSDPGTAQVVTISSDGDVVRVRQLVRTAAVTVKLSLVDQTKLVTAASELGRNTLVYGGGGAAEVSFVDSGRRRGVRVVFSDDGPGIADLDLALTDGYTSGGGLGLGLSGARRLVDEFEIDTGAGRGTRVTITKWARST, encoded by the coding sequence GTGACCGGCGGCTCCGATCCGGGCACCGCCCAGGTCGTGACGATCAGCTCGGACGGGGACGTGGTCCGGGTACGTCAACTCGTCCGCACCGCCGCCGTCACGGTCAAGCTGTCCCTGGTCGACCAGACGAAACTGGTAACCGCCGCGAGCGAACTCGGCCGGAACACCCTCGTGTACGGCGGCGGCGGGGCCGCCGAGGTCAGCTTCGTCGACAGCGGTCGACGCAGGGGCGTACGGGTCGTGTTCTCCGACGACGGCCCCGGCATCGCCGACCTGGACCTCGCTCTCACCGACGGTTACACCTCGGGCGGTGGGCTCGGGTTGGGGCTCAGCGGAGCCCGGCGCCTGGTCGACGAGTTCGAGATCGACACCGGGGCCGGTCGCGGCACCAGGGTGACCATCACCAAGTGGGCCCGGTCGACGTGA
- a CDS encoding ATP-binding SpoIIE family protein phosphatase, translating into MGPVDVNGDDRLTDDGVWFRVEEPGTIGTVRRATEQLGVRVGLDKGRVDALAIVVTELATNLVKHADDGLLLIRPARAEKIAGVELVAVDSGPGMADVAKSSRDGHSTAGSLGIGLGAILRQSTWVDVFSTPGRGTVTVARVWPAEQPEPIWTAGISRPMTGEQSCGDGYAVRVVDGRRQVLVCDGLGHGPLAAMAAQAAVHAFHSAPVGPPSAVLEYLHRSISHTRGAAAAVAELVPDANLVRYAGLGNIAGFVADGDERRGLVSLPGIVGHQRRTLRDFEYPLPDDANLVMHSDGVTDRWRLTDYPGLQRRSPQVIAATLLRDAGVRRDDACVLVARTRP; encoded by the coding sequence GTGGGCCCGGTCGACGTGAACGGCGACGACCGGCTGACCGACGACGGGGTCTGGTTCCGGGTCGAGGAGCCGGGCACGATCGGTACGGTCCGGCGGGCCACCGAACAACTCGGCGTGCGGGTCGGCCTGGACAAGGGCCGGGTCGACGCGCTCGCGATCGTGGTGACCGAACTGGCCACCAACCTGGTCAAGCACGCCGACGACGGGCTGCTCCTGATCCGCCCGGCACGGGCCGAGAAGATCGCCGGGGTGGAACTCGTCGCGGTCGACTCCGGCCCCGGCATGGCCGACGTGGCGAAGTCGTCGCGGGACGGGCACTCGACCGCCGGTTCGCTCGGCATCGGACTGGGCGCGATCCTGCGGCAGTCGACCTGGGTCGACGTGTTCTCGACGCCCGGCCGGGGCACGGTGACGGTCGCCCGGGTCTGGCCGGCGGAACAGCCCGAACCGATCTGGACCGCCGGGATCAGCCGCCCGATGACCGGCGAGCAGTCGTGCGGCGACGGGTACGCCGTACGGGTCGTCGACGGTCGGCGGCAGGTGCTGGTCTGCGACGGGCTCGGCCACGGGCCGCTGGCGGCGATGGCGGCGCAGGCCGCCGTACACGCCTTCCACTCCGCCCCGGTGGGGCCACCGTCGGCGGTCCTGGAGTACCTGCACCGGTCGATCTCCCACACCCGTGGTGCCGCCGCCGCGGTCGCCGAACTCGTCCCGGACGCCAACCTGGTCCGGTACGCCGGGCTCGGCAACATCGCCGGGTTCGTGGCGGACGGCGATGAGCGACGCGGACTGGTGTCCCTGCCCGGAATCGTCGGCCACCAGCGCCGGACGTTACGCGACTTCGAGTATCCGTTGCCGGACGACGCGAACCTGGTCATGCACAGCGACGGGGTGACCGACCGGTGGCGGCTGACGGACTATCCGGGGCTGCAACGCCGCTCCCCGCAGGTGATCGCCGCGACACTGCTGCGGGACGCGGGCGTACGCCGGGACGATGCCTGCGTACTCGTCGCCCGGACCCGACCATGA